A window from uncultured Anaeromusa sp. encodes these proteins:
- a CDS encoding TolC family protein, translating into MQKRKGWKTVMTAMLVSGLLCGQTAWAADVDLTLQEAIEKALATNPTGQMALADQKKAEGALRQARAGRMPVLNYTHTDNRRGGNYSSSYTENLYENTVTMTVPLYTGGQLEGSIDQAKVGVHSANLSVEQAWQQMKLDATTGYYDVLQASNMVQVDKESVERLEAHLKNVQAQFNVGTVAKSDVLRSEVELANAKQTLIKADNTYEVSVSSLNNVIGLPLDTKITLKEELAYQKYEQSMIDCIDYALKNRPDVLQAKDSLTSTVKGVQIAQSGKKPTVALSSLYDFYDDAFPGDNNSNWRVYVTTNWNVFDSGLTDAKISQAKASVEKAQEQMRKTRDAAHLEVRQAYLNMQEAEKRIDTTKVAVLQAEEDYKIAQVRYSAGVGTNLDVMDSQVALTQAKTNYIQALYDYNTSKAKLEKAMGIPVARK; encoded by the coding sequence GTGCAGAAACGTAAAGGTTGGAAAACAGTGATGACAGCAATGCTGGTAAGCGGGTTGTTGTGCGGGCAAACTGCATGGGCGGCTGACGTTGATTTGACGTTGCAGGAAGCGATTGAAAAGGCCCTGGCTACTAATCCGACCGGCCAAATGGCATTGGCGGATCAGAAAAAGGCGGAAGGCGCTTTGCGGCAGGCGCGGGCCGGACGTATGCCAGTGTTGAACTATACACATACTGACAATCGTCGCGGCGGAAACTATAGTTCATCGTATACTGAAAACTTGTACGAAAATACAGTGACTATGACGGTGCCTCTTTATACGGGCGGGCAGCTGGAAGGGTCCATTGATCAAGCCAAGGTAGGCGTGCATTCGGCAAACCTGAGCGTGGAACAGGCTTGGCAGCAGATGAAGCTTGATGCAACAACCGGCTATTATGACGTGCTGCAAGCCAGCAATATGGTTCAAGTGGATAAAGAGTCGGTGGAACGCCTGGAAGCGCATTTGAAAAATGTGCAGGCGCAATTTAATGTTGGTACTGTAGCCAAGTCCGATGTGCTGCGTTCCGAAGTAGAATTGGCCAATGCCAAGCAGACGCTGATTAAAGCGGACAACACTTATGAGGTGTCGGTTTCTTCTCTCAATAATGTAATTGGACTGCCCTTGGACACGAAGATTACATTGAAGGAGGAACTGGCATATCAGAAATATGAGCAGTCGATGATAGACTGTATCGACTATGCTTTAAAGAATCGTCCAGATGTACTGCAGGCCAAAGATTCTTTGACTTCGACTGTGAAAGGCGTGCAAATTGCGCAAAGCGGTAAAAAGCCTACTGTTGCTTTGTCTTCATTGTACGATTTTTATGATGACGCTTTTCCCGGAGACAACAATAGTAACTGGCGCGTTTATGTTACTACTAACTGGAATGTATTTGATTCCGGTTTGACCGATGCAAAAATTAGCCAGGCTAAGGCATCGGTGGAAAAAGCGCAGGAGCAGATGCGCAAGACGCGTGATGCCGCTCATCTGGAAGTGCGCCAGGCTTATTTAAACATGCAGGAAGCGGAAAAGCGCATTGATACGACCAAAGTGGCGGTTTTACAAGCTGAAGAAGATTATAAAATTGCTCAAGTTCGCTACAGCGCTGGCGTAGGCACCAACTTGGATGTAATGGATTCGCAGGTAGCGTTGACACAGGCGAAAACCAACTATATTCAAGCCTTATACGACTACAACACCAGCAAGGCGAAATTGGAAAAAGCGATGGGGATTCCTGTTGCTCGTAAATAG
- a CDS encoding SpoIVB peptidase S55 domain-containing protein produces MLTTFKKMGAALAAAFFFWSFSSLALAADIMPVGDVRPGMQGIAKTVVAGTDIEEFGVEVIGVLKDKGPSGDLILVRTYGDVIDRTGGIVQGMSGSPVYIDGKLVGAIAYGWSLTDHRVGMLTPIGDMLKLWEPAPEKKTNPSTTEEKKNKQLAGAAGQASEEQALAMSGSLRPLDTPLMVAGFTPQALKWLGEKVKPLNLIPFAVGASPESAVYGSLQPGSALAAELVRGDVSVGAIGTVTYVEDGKILAFGHPFLRRGGSSYFLSQAYIFTTVPSLESGFKLGSAGPMVGKIAQDRGAGIAGEVGAYPNIVPVRVHVMDKDLQRQQDAGLQVVQDEKLTPLLATAAVYNVVDKTLDRQGAGTAKVKFEISAPGVPGDVVVRENMFYSPANIGETAMGELFEGLNLLAGNSFQALTLFDVNVQIEVEEERKTAVITQAKAVQASVKPGEKAQIQITLKPYRGENIIRTVNYDVPKTQPEGNLSLLVRGGGSIPIAKLMEGQGNLLLELLQKKRTRTLEEEVKRFTESDRNNDIVVEPAPLEEEMAKQGPGAMQAKKIQNKAAKAEEPIVEKKENKPQGKNGLLGAKDKKDDKGKSKTMTDYIIDGDTMVTLQVKK; encoded by the coding sequence ATGTTGACTACCTTTAAAAAAATGGGAGCGGCCCTGGCGGCCGCCTTTTTCTTCTGGAGCTTTTCCTCGTTAGCGTTAGCGGCGGACATTATGCCTGTAGGCGATGTGCGTCCAGGTATGCAAGGCATAGCCAAAACGGTAGTGGCTGGAACCGACATTGAAGAGTTTGGCGTGGAAGTTATCGGCGTACTGAAAGATAAGGGGCCTTCCGGTGATTTAATCTTGGTGCGCACCTATGGTGACGTTATTGATCGGACTGGGGGCATTGTGCAGGGGATGAGCGGCAGCCCTGTTTATATTGACGGCAAGCTGGTCGGCGCTATTGCCTATGGGTGGTCCTTGACGGATCATCGGGTGGGCATGCTGACCCCCATTGGAGACATGTTGAAATTGTGGGAACCGGCACCGGAAAAAAAGACGAATCCGTCAACTACCGAAGAAAAAAAGAATAAGCAGTTAGCGGGAGCAGCGGGCCAAGCAAGCGAAGAGCAAGCCTTAGCTATGAGCGGCTCTTTGCGTCCGCTGGATACGCCGCTGATGGTTGCCGGTTTTACGCCGCAGGCGCTTAAGTGGCTGGGCGAAAAGGTGAAGCCTTTGAACCTGATTCCTTTTGCGGTCGGCGCGTCGCCGGAAAGTGCCGTCTATGGCTCGTTGCAGCCTGGCAGCGCCTTGGCTGCGGAACTGGTGCGCGGCGATGTTAGCGTGGGCGCTATTGGTACGGTGACCTATGTGGAAGATGGTAAAATACTTGCCTTTGGACATCCGTTTTTGCGCCGCGGCGGCAGCAGTTATTTTTTAAGTCAGGCTTATATTTTTACTACCGTTCCCAGCTTAGAAAGCGGATTTAAACTAGGCTCCGCCGGTCCTATGGTTGGAAAAATTGCGCAAGATCGAGGTGCCGGCATTGCTGGCGAGGTAGGCGCATATCCGAATATTGTGCCTGTGCGAGTCCATGTAATGGACAAGGATTTGCAACGCCAGCAGGATGCCGGGTTGCAAGTAGTACAAGATGAAAAACTGACACCGCTTTTAGCTACGGCGGCAGTGTATAATGTGGTGGATAAAACCTTGGATCGTCAAGGGGCGGGGACGGCTAAAGTGAAATTCGAAATTTCCGCGCCTGGAGTTCCGGGAGACGTAGTAGTACGCGAGAATATGTTTTATAGTCCGGCCAATATTGGCGAAACCGCCATGGGAGAACTTTTTGAAGGCTTGAATTTGCTGGCTGGCAACTCTTTTCAGGCCTTGACGCTGTTTGATGTGAACGTGCAGATTGAAGTGGAGGAAGAGCGGAAAACAGCGGTGATTACGCAGGCCAAAGCAGTGCAGGCTAGTGTAAAGCCTGGGGAAAAAGCGCAGATTCAGATTACGTTAAAACCGTATCGGGGCGAAAACATTATTCGAACAGTCAACTATGACGTTCCCAAAACACAACCGGAAGGCAATTTGTCGTTGCTGGTGCGCGGCGGCGGTTCGATTCCCATTGCTAAACTTATGGAAGGCCAGGGGAATTTGTTGCTGGAACTTTTGCAGAAAAAGCGTACCCGTACGTTGGAAGAAGAAGTGAAACGCTTTACGGAAAGTGATCGCAATAACGACATTGTCGTCGAGCCAGCTCCCTTAGAAGAAGAAATGGCCAAACAAGGACCGGGGGCCATGCAGGCGAAAAAGATTCAAAACAAGGCAGCCAAAGCGGAAGAACCGATCGTGGAGAAAAAAGAAAATAAACCCCAGGGGAAAAACGGCTTGCTTGGCGCGAAAGATAAGAAAGACGACAAAGGCAAATCCAAGACTATGACAGACTATATTATTGACGGGGATACCATGGTGACCCTGCAAGTTAAAAAATAA
- a CDS encoding MlaD family protein, protein MKASTNSTEVKVGAATIAAAVLLALMIMYLGGFSLTTKGYPIQAVFSQVGGLKDGAIVRYAGVDVGRVQSVEMTTTGVTVNLRIFDHVRIPRGSVFTIASEGLLGEKYITILPPNKPSEHNLHPGEVVVGAEAQGIDSVMASADKTMAEMRTLLAHFNDLVGDPAVKDSLKQALLRSKAIAQNMEELTAALARMAVQNESDIRTMVGNLQVMSENLRNLSARVDTMVATLDNNGETARDMREMLHNMKNASARIESIATSLDGIASDPETSRNIKATLRNAREASEKANRMLGKFDSMKIGGDVDFFYNPEQRKYRTDIDLRLDTSEKDFALLGFSNLGEGTKTTLQMGRRNGDLDFRAGLMDSKLGLGVDNHLSKNWIVSVDAYDPNDLRWKVRSQWRIAPQTWLVGQTDSAGKNTRETTYFGVRTSF, encoded by the coding sequence GTGAAGGCAAGCACGAATAGCACGGAAGTGAAGGTTGGTGCGGCTACCATAGCGGCAGCGGTACTGCTGGCCCTGATGATTATGTACTTGGGAGGCTTTAGCCTAACGACCAAAGGCTATCCGATTCAAGCTGTATTCAGTCAGGTCGGCGGCCTTAAAGATGGGGCCATTGTTCGTTATGCGGGCGTAGATGTGGGGCGTGTGCAGTCGGTGGAAATGACGACTACCGGCGTGACGGTAAACTTGCGTATTTTTGACCATGTGCGAATTCCGCGCGGGTCTGTCTTTACTATTGCTTCAGAAGGACTTTTAGGAGAAAAGTACATAACGATTTTACCGCCGAACAAACCTAGCGAGCATAATCTGCATCCAGGAGAGGTTGTGGTCGGCGCGGAGGCGCAGGGAATCGATTCCGTCATGGCATCCGCCGACAAAACAATGGCGGAAATGAGGACGCTGTTGGCGCATTTTAATGATTTAGTGGGGGACCCGGCAGTAAAAGATTCCTTAAAGCAAGCGCTTTTACGTTCGAAAGCGATTGCTCAAAACATGGAAGAGCTTACGGCTGCGCTGGCGCGTATGGCGGTGCAGAACGAAAGCGACATTCGTACCATGGTGGGGAACTTACAAGTGATGTCAGAAAATCTTCGCAATTTGTCTGCGCGGGTGGATACCATGGTGGCTACGCTGGATAATAACGGCGAAACCGCCCGGGATATGCGCGAAATGCTGCACAACATGAAAAATGCCAGCGCGCGAATTGAAAGTATCGCTACTTCGTTGGACGGGATTGCAAGCGATCCGGAAACAAGCCGTAATATCAAAGCAACCTTGCGCAATGCCAGGGAAGCCAGTGAAAAGGCCAATCGAATGTTGGGCAAATTTGACTCTATGAAGATCGGCGGCGATGTTGATTTCTTCTATAATCCAGAGCAACGGAAATATCGGACGGATATCGACTTGCGGTTGGATACCTCGGAAAAGGACTTTGCCTTGCTGGGCTTTTCCAATTTGGGAGAAGGAACTAAGACTACCTTGCAAATGGGACGGCGCAATGGCGATCTTGACTTTAGGGCGGGCTTGATGGATAGTAAGCTGGGACTGGGTGTGGATAACCATTTGAGCAAAAACTGGATTGTTTCCGTGGATGCCTATGACCCTAATGATTTGCGATGGAAAGTGCGCAGTCAGTGGCGCATTGCGCCGCAGACCTGGCTAGTGGGCCAGACGGACAGCGCCGGTAAGAATACGCGCGAAACCACCTATTTTGGTGTTAGGACTTCTTTTTAA
- a CDS encoding translocation/assembly module TamB domain-containing protein, translated as MNKRRLVQGASVLAAVTLLLFWGIYQWSATWLEEARPGVVQQLSASLGGELSVGSVSWETPLSVVLRDTELRTAAPGGVTLLTAQRIEVKLNPLRALGQLEPVKAVSEIKVEQPRVFIEQDSQGTWPWEEFLRQRPEGESRLDADIILVEGTVHISLPRGAWKLENLAGSVHISEESKTVLDLKTVFDGQELTAQGRWNDEGQGLVNLQVPQLALSQLAPLLPAEAQIKNLTGSISQAGIFLRQEGSGRPAVNLDAQLEHVSAEIAGVPVEDVNGMVTLASLHKENEHKAYVALRGKAAGQSAVVRGYLHLPRGAAGEFGKLEQLTFDLQSKADHVDLAKLKSYVPNIVIAMAGDAGFDLQLSGSLKQPQVAGTVELHKADLGGISMERAEARLQADLEQLTVLSFEGDVAGGLLKGSGWLQWKDQRYRLACQGRNLSLPSLASLVPELAKQGVDGMLSVDGYMEGKGWGTRPSVLQGTLEVRAGSWQGVAAESLTAVLVQHDDGQDVQLQGEIGGGSLAGIGNLRGEEVQLQFFGSQLPLERLQPLLQGKPFSGRADIALQLAGNWKQPQGVLELKASSGELAGAPYDSLFAQADIVGDRLELRQGMLQRGQAEHVLRGNLEWRGQRKLALEAISKEARLEELLPATGVAALVTGKLENTMQISGTMTTPVVRGQFILRDGSFRTEPEAAPYFFSRLSGKYALHEDGSLDLDELLLNILRARLRAKGSMDAHGNLAFRVEANDLELAQIQVHYPYPVKGLVSFSGMVGGTRSRPTFSGDLSVPELTLNGQKVQNVKSHVESVASYVSIPQFSAQLGQGTISFRGDANLENGVVDGFLEVQHSHLAQLLPVLSIADSGVDGRLDGVVRIGGEVGVPSLDLHGHLQEGLLRGYPVEEADIHVSQIGSVVTIHRFEAKQGANGKLVAQGSADLKGDYQLEVGGTGLDAGLLTTWFFPKLSAKGNLDFVAQLSGPADKPFVNLSIGISQGTFGGVSFDSATALLLIDQKKIEVEQASLASGPYRARVRGTVPVAALRGDGVDGPMDLRLNLNEANLGMLPLMLPQVAWAEGPLTGEVRLGGTWSQPLWYGEVEVPKGIVKVKGLKEPLSDVHLKMDFDGTELSLTDLRGHLGNGTVAATGKAHLQGRELVAYQLQLNLDKAKIDSEYFKGPLSGQLQLLPDHGSPKLNGAITIGKGNSVNIPLVDSNTSWGWDLGLDVDFQVERGARLYNPLLYDMELEGAVHAGGTLQTPHLQGEVHATRGTVKYLRTPFKVNVAKAEFGRRGTFLPVLLLRATTVYQQNVVFLGITGPAESMELQLRSEPAMGQDEIIKMLTLRGRNTGVAGLGRISSSLGTEQVYDLFSTGLEVRLVSDVEDSLRDLLGLDEFRMIRGYALGNIWLKRKDTTEEDVEKSYNARLGKYLTPQLYVTYTTNQDNKLYTWEAKYELNRNVSFFAATNEEKRKIVGIETKIRF; from the coding sequence GTGAACAAACGTCGCTTGGTACAAGGGGCGAGTGTTTTAGCTGCAGTGACCCTCCTTCTTTTTTGGGGAATATACCAGTGGAGTGCAACCTGGCTGGAGGAGGCTCGTCCTGGCGTAGTGCAGCAGCTCAGTGCGTCCTTAGGGGGAGAACTGTCGGTAGGCTCTGTTTCCTGGGAAACGCCGCTGTCGGTGGTTTTGCGCGATACCGAGCTGCGAACTGCGGCACCGGGAGGAGTGACTTTACTGACCGCGCAGCGCATAGAGGTGAAGCTAAATCCATTGCGGGCCTTGGGGCAGTTGGAACCGGTTAAAGCGGTTTCGGAGATAAAGGTGGAGCAGCCTCGCGTGTTCATTGAGCAAGACTCACAGGGAACATGGCCCTGGGAGGAGTTTTTGCGCCAGCGTCCGGAAGGGGAAAGCCGGTTGGATGCAGATATTATCTTGGTAGAAGGAACTGTACATATTTCATTGCCGCGAGGGGCGTGGAAATTGGAAAACTTGGCCGGCTCGGTGCATATCAGCGAAGAATCCAAAACCGTATTGGATTTGAAGACCGTTTTTGACGGACAGGAGCTGACGGCCCAAGGCCGCTGGAACGATGAAGGACAGGGGCTGGTAAACCTTCAGGTTCCGCAACTGGCTCTTTCTCAGTTGGCGCCGCTATTGCCTGCAGAGGCTCAGATAAAAAATCTTACTGGCAGCATTTCGCAGGCTGGGATTTTTTTGCGACAGGAAGGCAGCGGCCGGCCGGCTGTCAATTTGGATGCGCAGCTGGAACATGTGTCTGCCGAGATCGCCGGTGTTCCTGTGGAAGATGTAAATGGCATGGTGACCTTGGCTTCTTTGCATAAAGAAAATGAGCATAAGGCGTATGTGGCCTTACGCGGCAAAGCGGCAGGGCAGTCGGCGGTGGTGCGCGGCTATCTTCATTTACCGCGGGGGGCGGCTGGGGAATTTGGAAAACTGGAGCAGTTGACCTTTGATTTACAAAGTAAAGCGGATCATGTGGATCTGGCAAAGTTGAAATCATATGTACCCAATATCGTGATCGCCATGGCTGGTGATGCTGGGTTTGATTTGCAGTTGAGTGGTTCGCTTAAGCAGCCGCAGGTAGCGGGAACAGTGGAATTGCATAAGGCGGATCTTGGCGGAATATCTATGGAGCGGGCTGAAGCAAGGCTGCAAGCAGATTTGGAACAATTAACAGTGCTTTCTTTTGAGGGAGATGTAGCCGGGGGCTTGCTCAAAGGAAGCGGCTGGCTGCAATGGAAGGACCAGCGTTATAGACTGGCCTGCCAAGGAAGAAATCTGTCCTTGCCTTCTTTAGCTTCGTTGGTTCCAGAGCTGGCCAAACAAGGCGTAGATGGCATGCTCAGCGTAGACGGCTATATGGAAGGAAAAGGCTGGGGGACACGTCCGTCAGTACTGCAGGGGACGCTGGAGGTGCGTGCGGGAAGCTGGCAAGGTGTTGCGGCGGAAAGTCTTACCGCGGTGCTGGTTCAACACGACGACGGCCAAGATGTGCAATTGCAGGGCGAAATCGGGGGAGGCAGTCTGGCTGGCATTGGAAATCTTCGCGGGGAAGAAGTGCAGTTGCAGTTCTTTGGCAGCCAGTTGCCGCTGGAACGACTGCAACCGCTTCTTCAAGGGAAACCGTTTTCAGGCCGAGCCGATATAGCCTTGCAGCTTGCTGGCAATTGGAAACAGCCGCAGGGCGTATTGGAACTGAAAGCTAGCTCCGGTGAATTGGCCGGAGCGCCCTACGATTCGCTGTTTGCACAAGCTGATATTGTCGGCGACCGACTGGAATTACGGCAAGGTATGTTGCAACGGGGCCAAGCAGAGCATGTACTGCGAGGAAATTTGGAATGGCGAGGCCAACGCAAGCTGGCCTTGGAAGCGATAAGCAAGGAAGCTCGTCTTGAGGAATTGCTGCCGGCAACCGGCGTGGCGGCTTTGGTAACGGGAAAATTGGAAAACACCATGCAGATTAGCGGCACTATGACAACGCCTGTTGTACGCGGGCAGTTCATTTTGCGTGACGGGTCTTTTCGTACGGAACCTGAGGCGGCACCGTATTTCTTTTCGCGTTTGAGCGGTAAATATGCTTTGCACGAAGATGGAAGCCTGGATCTGGATGAATTGCTGCTGAATATTTTGCGGGCGCGCCTTAGAGCAAAAGGGTCTATGGATGCGCATGGGAACTTAGCGTTCCGGGTAGAAGCCAACGATCTTGAGTTGGCGCAAATTCAGGTACATTACCCCTATCCGGTGAAGGGGTTGGTCAGCTTTAGCGGTATGGTTGGCGGTACACGAAGCCGGCCTACTTTTTCCGGCGATCTATCGGTTCCTGAACTAACTTTAAACGGGCAGAAGGTACAAAATGTAAAAAGCCATGTGGAGAGCGTTGCTTCTTATGTAAGCATACCTCAATTTTCCGCGCAACTGGGACAGGGAACTATTTCTTTCCGTGGCGATGCTAATTTAGAAAATGGCGTGGTTGATGGTTTCCTGGAAGTCCAACACAGCCATTTAGCTCAGTTGCTGCCTGTTTTGAGTATCGCCGATTCTGGTGTGGACGGCCGCTTAGATGGCGTCGTGCGTATAGGCGGCGAGGTCGGCGTGCCCAGCTTGGACTTACATGGTCATTTACAGGAAGGTTTGCTTAGAGGGTATCCGGTGGAAGAAGCGGATATTCATGTCAGCCAAATAGGCAGTGTGGTTACCATCCATCGTTTTGAGGCTAAACAAGGAGCAAATGGCAAGCTGGTGGCCCAGGGAAGTGCGGACTTAAAAGGAGATTATCAGCTGGAAGTTGGCGGAACTGGGTTGGATGCAGGTCTTTTAACAACCTGGTTTTTCCCAAAGCTTTCCGCTAAGGGGAATTTGGATTTTGTCGCTCAGTTGTCCGGGCCGGCGGATAAACCTTTTGTGAACTTGTCGATAGGAATCTCGCAAGGGACGTTTGGCGGCGTATCCTTTGATTCAGCCACAGCGCTGTTGTTGATTGATCAGAAAAAGATCGAAGTGGAACAGGCGTCGTTAGCTAGCGGGCCGTATCGGGCTCGGGTCAGGGGGACTGTGCCGGTGGCGGCGCTACGGGGCGATGGCGTCGATGGTCCAATGGATTTGCGGTTAAATTTGAACGAAGCCAATTTGGGCATGCTGCCGTTAATGTTGCCGCAAGTAGCCTGGGCGGAAGGACCTTTAACAGGAGAAGTGCGTTTAGGAGGGACTTGGTCTCAGCCATTGTGGTACGGCGAGGTGGAAGTGCCAAAAGGGATTGTAAAAGTTAAAGGTTTAAAAGAACCGTTGTCCGATGTACATCTCAAAATGGACTTCGATGGTACAGAACTGTCTTTGACAGATTTGCGGGGCCATTTGGGAAATGGTACAGTTGCGGCAACAGGGAAAGCTCATTTGCAAGGGCGTGAGCTTGTTGCTTACCAGTTGCAGCTAAACTTGGATAAAGCCAAGATTGATAGCGAATACTTTAAAGGTCCTTTATCTGGGCAGCTGCAATTGCTTCCGGATCATGGTTCTCCTAAGCTGAACGGTGCGATCACCATTGGCAAGGGCAATAGCGTCAACATTCCTCTCGTTGATAGTAATACTTCGTGGGGTTGGGATTTAGGTTTGGATGTAGACTTTCAAGTAGAGCGTGGCGCGCGCCTCTATAATCCCTTGCTCTATGATATGGAATTAGAAGGCGCTGTTCATGCGGGAGGGACGCTGCAAACGCCGCATTTACAGGGAGAAGTGCATGCTACAAGGGGGACTGTGAAATATTTGAGAACTCCCTTTAAGGTGAATGTGGCCAAAGCGGAATTTGGACGCCGGGGAACTTTTTTACCCGTGTTGCTGCTGCGGGCGACAACAGTTTACCAACAAAATGTTGTTTTTCTAGGCATTACAGGGCCGGCGGAGAGTATGGAACTGCAGCTTCGTTCAGAGCCGGCGATGGGGCAGGATGAAATCATCAAAATGTTGACCTTGCGAGGGCGCAATACAGGAGTGGCCGGGCTTGGCCGTATCAGCAGCTCTCTTGGTACAGAGCAAGTATACGACCTTTTTAGTACCGGCTTGGAAGTTAGGCTGGTCAGTGACGTAGAAGATTCGCTGCGTGACTTATTGGGACTGGATGAATTTCGTATGATTCGGGGCTATGCTTTAGGGAATATATGGCTGAAACGCAAAGATACTACGGAAGAGGATGTAGAAAAAAGCTATAATGCTCGCTTGGGCAAGTACTTGACGCCGCAGTTGTATGTAACCTATACGACCAACCAGGACAATAAGCTGTATACGTGGGAGGCAAAATATGAGTTGAATCGAAATGTAAGCTTTTTTGCAGCTACTAATGAAGAAAAACGTAAAATTGTTGGCATTGAGACAAAAATCCGATTTTAA
- a CDS encoding ABC transporter ATP-binding protein, which produces MIRLEDVNVQWDGRHILRDVNLEIHKGEIFVIIGPSGSGKSTLLRLIIGLAKPTSGRIWVLGEDVTQLDEEAMNQVRLRMGMVFQYSALFDSMTVGDNVAFGLRQHTKLGEEEITKIVRRKLRMVGLVGREDLLPGQLSGGMKKRVSLARAIANNPEVVLYDEPAAGLDPVMTEKIDRLILGARRMTGVTSVVVTHYMNSAMRIADRIAMLHEGKVIAVDTKERMQETADPVVYQFIHGMKRPGTAAMRRMLSEGKHE; this is translated from the coding sequence GTGATTCGCCTGGAAGATGTCAATGTCCAGTGGGATGGCCGACATATTTTGCGCGATGTTAACTTAGAAATCCATAAAGGTGAGATTTTTGTCATTATCGGCCCTAGCGGGTCAGGCAAGAGTACGCTGCTGCGTTTGATCATCGGCTTGGCTAAGCCGACGAGCGGTCGCATTTGGGTGCTGGGGGAGGATGTAACGCAGCTGGACGAAGAGGCTATGAATCAAGTTCGTTTGCGCATGGGCATGGTCTTTCAGTATTCGGCTCTATTTGACTCTATGACGGTAGGCGATAATGTAGCCTTTGGCTTGCGACAGCATACGAAACTGGGGGAAGAAGAAATAACCAAGATCGTTCGGCGTAAACTACGTATGGTAGGCTTGGTTGGGCGGGAAGACCTGTTGCCAGGGCAACTGTCGGGGGGCATGAAGAAAAGGGTTAGCTTGGCTAGAGCCATTGCCAATAACCCGGAAGTAGTCTTGTATGATGAACCGGCAGCAGGCTTGGACCCAGTGATGACAGAGAAAATAGACAGGCTGATTTTAGGGGCCCGACGTATGACTGGAGTGACTTCGGTAGTGGTTACGCACTATATGAACAGCGCCATGCGCATTGCAGATCGGATTGCCATGTTACATGAAGGAAAAGTCATTGCCGTTGATACGAAAGAACGGATGCAAGAGACGGCAGATCCTGTTGTCTATCAGTTTATTCATGGAATGAAACGGCCGGGGACGGCCGCCATGAGGAGGATGTTGAGTGAAGGCAAGCACGAATAG
- a CDS encoding biotin/lipoyl-containing protein — protein MKKNRKWLRWTVLALVLLLAVGTVFAAGLVDHKAVLSGRVSGQDLASVGQDVREGDVLVRVETVAGAQPAVRAAVNGVVRDVLVRPGDTIQAGKVVVRVERR, from the coding sequence ATGAAAAAAAATAGAAAGTGGCTTCGCTGGACGGTGCTGGCGTTGGTGCTGTTATTAGCGGTGGGAACAGTGTTTGCCGCTGGCTTGGTAGATCATAAGGCTGTACTATCGGGACGCGTATCGGGACAGGATTTGGCCAGCGTAGGACAAGATGTTCGCGAGGGCGATGTTTTGGTGCGAGTGGAAACGGTGGCGGGAGCGCAGCCTGCTGTGCGGGCCGCTGTGAACGGAGTTGTCAGGGACGTATTGGTGCGTCCTGGCGATACGATTCAGGCCGGCAAAGTGGTTGTGCGAGTGGAACGCAGGTAA
- a CDS encoding ABC transporter permease has translation MVEEFFGAIGRSVLGACARCGRFSLLALDTFRQLFRQRPSVRHTLQQMAHLGVNSLPIVMLTMLFTGMVMTVQTASEFIKYGAQSSVGGVIAIAMGRELSPVLTGVVVAGRVGAAITAEIGSMKVTEQIDALRVMATNPVAYLVVPRLLAMVVMLPMLVVFADLIGTIGGYLVATFYAGIGSQTFLNSIKVFAVVNDVTGGLVKAAFFGVIIALTGCYKGLHAEAGAEGVGKATTGSVVNSIILIFVSNYFLSLLLYR, from the coding sequence ATGGTCGAAGAATTTTTTGGAGCAATTGGTCGGTCTGTGTTAGGCGCGTGTGCGCGTTGCGGCCGTTTTAGCCTTTTGGCTCTGGACACGTTTCGACAGCTGTTTCGACAGCGACCGAGCGTGCGTCATACGCTGCAGCAAATGGCCCATTTGGGAGTGAACTCCTTGCCGATTGTCATGCTGACTATGCTGTTTACCGGCATGGTTATGACGGTTCAGACGGCTAGTGAATTTATTAAGTATGGAGCGCAGTCTTCAGTGGGCGGTGTTATTGCCATTGCTATGGGCCGCGAGCTATCGCCGGTTTTGACAGGCGTGGTGGTTGCCGGTCGTGTAGGTGCGGCCATTACGGCTGAAATCGGCTCGATGAAGGTAACGGAGCAAATTGATGCATTACGAGTAATGGCGACGAATCCGGTGGCGTATCTTGTTGTACCCCGCCTTTTGGCGATGGTTGTCATGTTGCCGATGCTTGTGGTGTTTGCAGATTTGATCGGAACCATTGGCGGCTATTTGGTGGCTACTTTTTACGCAGGCATTGGTTCGCAGACATTTTTGAATTCTATTAAAGTGTTTGCCGTGGTGAATGATGTTACCGGCGGCTTGGTGAAAGCGGCTTTTTTCGGCGTGATTATCGCCTTAACGGGATGCTATAAAGGCTTGCACGCGGAAGCTGGCGCCGAAGGCGTCGGAAAAGCGACGACCGGTTCGGTTGTCAATTCGATTATTTTAATATTTGTGAGCAATTATTTTCTTTCGTTGCTTCTGTATCGTTGA